From Nicotiana tabacum cultivar K326 chromosome 22, ASM71507v2, whole genome shotgun sequence, one genomic window encodes:
- the LOC107811919 gene encoding putative polygalacturonase has protein sequence MTQNIIMKRLAVLLLLLAFSHCILHTKAQFDGECKFNKPLKPRPHSVSVLDFGAVGDGKTINTVAFQNAIFYLKSFADKGGAQLYVPAGKWLTRSINLTSHLTLFLEKDAVILGSEDYAHWDVVEALPSYGRGIEAQYGRYRSLITGNNLTDVVITGNNGTIDGQGSIWWDMFNSHSLNYTRPHLVEFVSSKDVVISNLTLLNAPGWNIRPAYCSNVVIQNLTVHSPQDSPYTNGIVPDSSEHVCIENSNITIGYDAVVLKSGWDEYGISYGKPTSNVHIRGVRLQSSAGSAVAFGSEMSGGISNVLVEHISLHDSLFGIDLKTARGRGGYIKDILIMNVVMENVQVGIKATGYYDSHPDEKYDPSSLPVVSGITFKDIVGTNISIAGNFTGLSESPFTSICLSNISFSISSDPSTPWLCSDVSGSSENVFPEPCPELQSSFSSSSSACFALPNPYTEVAVL, from the exons GCAGTTCTACTTTTGCTATTGGCATTCAGTCACTGTATATTACATACCAAAGCTCAGTTTGATGGAGAATGCAAGTTCAATAAGCCTTTGAAACCCAGACCTCACAGTGTCTCAGTATTGGACTTTGGGGCTGTGGGGGATGGGAAAACTATAAATACCGTAGCCTTTCAAAATGCTATTTTCTATCTCAAGTCCTTCGCCGACAAGGGCGGCGCACAGCTCTATGTTCCCGCTGGCAAGTGGCTGACTAGAAGCATCAATCTTACTAGCCACCTTACACTGTTCCTGGAAAAGGATGCCGTTATTCTAGGATCTGAG GATTATGCTCATTGGGATGTAGTTGAAGCCTTACCATCTTATGGCCGAGGTATTGAGGCACAATATGGAAGATACCGCAGCTTGATTACTGGAAATAATTTAACTGATGTTGTAATAACAG GTAACAACGGGACTATTGATGGCCAGGGCTCTATATGGTGGGATATGTTCAATTCCCATTCCTTAAATTATACCCGACCACATCTAGTAGAGTTTGTTAGCTCAAAAGAtgttgttatttcaaacttgacCCTTTTGAATGCTCCTGGTTGGAACATCCGCCCAGCATATTGCAG TAACGTGGTCATTCAGAACTTAACGGTTCATTCTCCACAAGACTCCCCATACACTAATGGGATCGTCCCAG ATTCGTCTGAGCATGTCTGCATTGAAAACAGCAACATTACCATTGGTTATGATGCTGTCGTTCTCAAAAGCGGTTGGGATGAGTATGGTATTTCCTATGGGAAACCTACCTCAAATGTCCACATTCGAGGTGTGAGGTTACAGTCGTCTGCAGGTTCTGCTGTGGCTTTTGGTAGTGAGATGTCTGGTGGTATCTCCAATGTGCTTGTTGAGCACATTTCCCTACACGACTCCCTTTTCGGGATTGACCTGAAGACAGCAAGAGGAAGGGGTGGTTACATCAAAGATATTCTCATTATGAACGTGGTTATGGAAAATGTGCAAGTGGGAATCAAGGCCACTGGTTACTATGATTCGCATccagatgagaaatatgatcccTCTTCATTACCTGTAGTTAGTGGGATCACCTTTAAGGACATTGTTGGTACGAATATTTCGATAGCAGGCAATTTCACCGGGTTATCTGAATCTCCCTTCACCTCAATATGTCTATCAAATATCTCTTTCTCCATTTCTTCCGACCCTTCTACACCATGGTTATGCTCTGATGTATCGGGATCTTCTGAAAATGTGTTTCCTGAACCATGTCCTGAGCTTCAGAGCTCGTTTTCCAGTTCTAGTTCTGCTTGCTTTGCTCTTCCAAACCCATACACTGAAGTTGCAGTATTATAA